GATATTGCGGGTGTGGGCCAGCCGGTGCAGCTGGCAGACCTGATCCGGCGTCAGGAATTGCGCTTCGTCCAGCAAGATGCAGCTGATGCCGGCCCAATCCAGTGACAAAAAGTCGGTATCACTGGCGAAGGTGTGGGCCTGACGCTGGATGCCCAGCCGGGAGGAAATCATGCCCACGCCAAAGCGGTCGTCGATGGCGGCGGTATACAGGGCGACCTGTTTGCCCATGGTTTCGTAGTTGTTGGCGATCTGCAGCAACTGGGTGCTCTTGCCGCTGTTCATGGCGGCGTAGCGGAAAAACAGTTTGGCCATACGTGTTCTGTCTTGTGGTCCGGTGTGGTTCAGCGCCCGCGCATGAACAGATTGTCCAGGTCTTTCATGCTCAGGCGCGACCAGGTGGGGCGGCCATGATTGCACTGGTTGGAGCGTTCGGTGTTTTCCATGTCGCGCAGCAGCGCGTTCATTTCGGTCAGCGTCAGCTGGCGATTGGCGCGCACCGCGCCGTGGCAGGCCATGGTGGCCAGCAGCTCGTTACGCCGTTCGGTCAGCACCTGGCTGAGGCCGAATTCGCGCACATCCTTCAGCATGGCACGGGCCAGATCCACCGGGTTGCCATCCTGCAGCCATACCGGTACACCGCGCACGGCAATTTGGGTGGGAGACAGCGGGGCCAGTTCCACCCCCAGTTGCTTCATCTGTTCGCCATGTTCATGCACGGTGGCCACTTCCATGCGGTCGGCGGCAAACGACACCGGCAGCAGCAGCGGCTGCATCGGAATGGTGTCAGCCTCCAGCGCGGTTTTCAGCCGTTCGTACACAATGCGTTCGTGGGCGGCATGCATGTCCACCACGATCAACCCGTCTTCGCACTGGCTGAGGATGTAGACCCCGTGCAACTGGGCCAGGGCAAAGCCCAGCGGCGGAATGCCCTCGCTGGCTTGCGGCAGGGCTTGCAGCTGGGTTGGCGACAACATGGCGGGCAGGGGGCTGGCTGGGGCTGGCGCTTCCTCGGCCAGGCGACGGCTTTCTTCTTCGCGCAGGCCGCCGAACATCTTGTCGTAAGTGCCAATGGCCTCGCGTGCCACATGCAGCGGCATGCTTTGCTGCTGGTAGCTGAAGGGCCGCACCGGGGTGTGGCTGCTGCCGCCAGTTGCCGTTGCCGGACTGCGCGGCGGAAACAGAGTGGCTTGCGGCTCGCTGACATTGGCGCTGGTGTTGATGTCACCCTGCGCCGGTGCCGGACTGCTGCTACCGGCGGTGGTGGCAGCCAGTGCCTTGTTGATGCTGTGAAACAGAAACTGGTGGATGGCCTGGCTTTCGCGAAAGCGTACTTCGATCTTGGTGGGGTGGACATTCACGTCCACGCCGGCCGGGTCCATCGACAGGAACAGCGCATACACCGGGTGGCGCTCGTGATGCAGCACATCACGGTAAGCCTGACGCAGCGCGTGCTGGGCGGTCTTGTCGCGCACAAAGCGGCCATTCACATAAAAATACTGTGCGTCGCGGCTGGCCTTGGAATAGGTGGGCGAGCCGACAAAGCCGTTCAGCGTCATGCTGCCGGCAGCGGTTTCCACCGTGATGGCTTCGGCAATGAAATCCTTGCCCAGTAGCGCCCCTACCCGCGCTTGCATGTCTTGCGCCGGCAAGCGCCAGATCACCTTGCCATTGTGGCGCAGCATGAACTCCACCTGCGGATGGGCCAGTGCAATGCGCTCGAAGGTGGCTTCGCAGTGGGCGTATTCGGTGTTTTCACTCTTGAGGAATTTGCGCCGCGCCGGGGTGTTGAAGTACAGGTCCACCACTTCCACGCTGGTGCCGGGCGCGTGCGCGGCGGGCTCTACCGGATGCAGTGCGCCGTCAATGGCGATGATCTGGTGGGCGTGCTCGGCAGCGTGCGGGCGGCTGGTGAGGGTGAGGCGCGAGACGGAGGCCACGCTGGCCAGCCCTTCACCGCGAAAGCCCAGCGTGCCTACCTGTTCCAGGTCGTCCAGCGAGGCAATCTTGCTGGTGGCATGGCGGTCCAGCGCCAGCGGCAAATCATCGGCTGCAATGCCGCCGCCGTTGTCGGTGACGCGGATCAGCTTGATGCCGCCCTGGGCCAGATCGACGGTGATCTTGCTGGCACCGGCATCCAGGCTGTTTTCCAGCATTTCCTTCAGGGCAGAGGCGGGGCGTTCCACCACTTCGCCAGCGGCTATCTGGTTGACCAGATGGTCAGGGAGCTTGTGAATGCGTTTCATAGGCCGTCGATGATAATGCCGGACTGGCAGGAAGGGTAGGGCAATGCTCCCGCCGCTGCGGGCGGGAGCGGGCAAGGCTTACTGGCGCTGTGCGGCGCGCTTGTGCCGCCAGAATTCAATGATGGCAGGCAGGAAGGAAACAAAGATGATGCCGAAGATCAGCAGTTCCAGGTTCTTGCGCACGAAGGGCAGGTTGCCAAAGAAGTAACCTGCGTAGCAGAAACCCGCCACCCACAGCACCGCACCGGCCAGGTTGTACACGGTGAACTGGCGATAGCCCATGCTGCCGATGCCAGCCACAAACGGGGCAAAGGTGCGGATGATGGGCACGAAACGGGTGAAGATGATGGTCTTGCCGCCATGACGGTCGTAAAAGGCGTGGGTTTTGGCCAGGTATTCCGGCTTGATCAGCCGCGGGAAGCGTTGCAGCAGCCGTGCACCCAGCAGTTTGCCGATGGTGTAGTTGACGGTATTGCCCAGGATGCCGGCCACGGTCAGCAGCAGCACCAGCATGTGCACATCCATCTTGCCCATGGCGGCCAGCGCACCCGCGACGAACAGCAGCGAGTCGCCCGGCAGGAAGGGCGTTACCACCAAGCCGGTTTCGCAAAAGATGATCAGGAACAGGATGGCGTAGATCCAGACGCCGTACTGAGCCACCAGCTGGGCCAGATGGACGTCGATGTGCAGGATGAAGTCGAGCAGAAAAGTGATGGCTTCCATGGGGACACCGGTTTGGTCTGTGGAGGATGAAAAACTGGCCGGACAAGCCGGCCAGTCATTACAGCAGATGCAGGGTCAGGCTCAGACCACCGCTTCTTCTTTCGGTTTGGTCGGCTTGATCATGTGCTCGCGGCTGACACCCAGCCACAGCGCGATCGGGCTGGCCACCAGTACCGAGGAGTAAATGCCGAAGATGATGCCAATGGTCAGCGCCATGGCAAAGCCGTGCAGCGCCGGGCCGCCGAATACCAGCATCGACACCACCATCATCTCGGTGGAGAAGTGGGTGATGATGGTACGGCTCATGGTGGCGGTAATGGCATTGTCGATGATGCTGGCGGTGGTCTTGCCACGCAGGCCCGGCTTGCGGAAGTTTTCCCGGATACGGTCGAACACCACCACCGATTCGTTCACCGAATAGCCCAGTACCGCCAGTACGCCGGCCAGTACGGTCAGCGAGAACTCCCAGCGGAAAAAGGCAAAGCAGCCAAGGATGATCACCACGTCGTGCATGTTGGCGATGATGGCTGACACGGCAAAGCGCCATTCAAAGCGCAGCGCCAGGTAAGCCATGATGCCCAGACACACCAGGATGGCAGCAGTCAGGCCGTGGGAAACCAGCTCCTCACCCACGCTGGGGCCGACAAAGTCCACCTTGCGCAGTTGCACGGTGCCGTCCTTGGCCTTGAGCAGGCCCATCACCTTTTCCGACAGTTGGGCCGAGGTGGTGCCCGGCTTGTTGGGCAGGCGGATCATCACGTCGCTGCTGCTGCCCAGGCTTTGCACGGTGGCTTCGCCCAGCTTGAGGCTGTCCACGGTGTCGCGGATCAGGTTCAGGTCGGCTGACTGCTGGTACTGCACTTCCAGCACGGTGCCACCGGTGAATTCAACACTGTAGTTGAGCCCGCGGGTCGCCAGAAAGAACACGGCAAGAATGAAGGTGACCAGCGAAATTGCCGTGGTCAACCTGCCGTAGCTCATGAACGGGATGTCCCGTTTGATGCGGAAAAGCTCCATTGTCTGTCCCGTCCTTATTTCTCAGGTTTCCACACCTGGCCAATGGCCAGTGAGGTCAGTTTGCGACGGCGGCCGTACCACAGGTTCACCAGACCGCGCGATACCAGTACGGCGGAGAACATGGAAGTCAGGATGCCGATACAGTGCACCACGGCAAAGCCGCGTACCGGGCCGGTGCCGAAAATCAGCAAGGCCAGACCGGCAATCAGGGTGGTGACGTTGGAGTCCAGAATCGTCGCCCAGGCATGGCCGTAACCGGCCTGGATGGCCGAGTGCGGCGGTACGCCATTACGCAGCTCTTCACGGATACGCTCGTTGATCAGCACGTTGGCATCAATCGCCATACCCAGCGCCAGCGCAATGGCGGCAATGCCGGGCAGGGTGAGCGTGGCCTGCAGGATGGACAGGATGGCCAGCAGCAGGAACACGTTGACCGCCAGCGAGATGGCGGAGAATACGCCAAACACGCCGTAGTAGATCACCATGAATACCGCGATGGCAGCAAAGCCCCACAGGGTGGAGTGGAAGCCCTTCTCGATGTTTTCCTTACCCAGGCTCGGGCCGACGGTACGCTCTTCGATGATGTTCATCGGCGCGGCCAGCGAGCCGGCGCGCAGCAAGAGGGCGGTGTCATTGGCTTCTGCCGGGTTCATGCTGCCGGAGATCTGCACGCGGCCACCGCCGATTTCAGAGCGGATCACCGGGGCAGTCACCACTTCGGCACGGCCTTTTTCCACCAGAATCATCGCCATGCGCTTGCCGATGTTTTCCGCCGTGACCTGACGGAAGATGGAAGCGCCGGTGGAGTCCAGATTGATGTGTACTGCCGGTGCGCCGTTTTCATCAAAGCCCGCTTGCGCGTCGTTGATGTTGTCGCCGGTCAGTTCCACGTCCTTCTTCACCAGAATCTTGCTGTCGCCATGCGAGGTGGCTTCGTCCA
The sequence above is drawn from the Aquitalea denitrificans genome and encodes:
- the secD gene encoding protein translocase subunit SecD: MNRYPLWKYLVIAVALIIATIYTLPNFYGETPAVQVSSTRQSIPVDTALMGRVEEALKAQNISPDGLYLDGSSLKIRFRDADTQIKARDAIQRALGDSYIIALNLLPASPQWLADLKAYPMFLGLDLRGGVHFLLQVDMQAAIDKTMERYAGDIRRELKNKQVRYGTIKRNGNVLEVQLRDADTLKAAQAVVSRTLPTLVLNSDDAAYKLTATLKPEEVTKIQGDAVKQNISTLHNRVNELGTSEPIIQQAGPNRIVVELPGIQDTARAKDIIGRTATLEVRMVEDDQGKVSDALAGNIPAGYDLLDEATSHGDSKILVKKDVELTGDNINDAQAGFDENGAPAVHINLDSTGASIFRQVTAENIGKRMAMILVEKGRAEVVTAPVIRSEIGGGRVQISGSMNPAEANDTALLLRAGSLAAPMNIIEERTVGPSLGKENIEKGFHSTLWGFAAIAVFMVIYYGVFGVFSAISLAVNVFLLLAILSILQATLTLPGIAAIALALGMAIDANVLINERIREELRNGVPPHSAIQAGYGHAWATILDSNVTTLIAGLALLIFGTGPVRGFAVVHCIGILTSMFSAVLVSRGLVNLWYGRRRKLTSLAIGQVWKPEK
- a CDS encoding thymidine kinase — translated: MAKLFFRYAAMNSGKSTQLLQIANNYETMGKQVALYTAAIDDRFGVGMISSRLGIQRQAHTFASDTDFLSLDWAGISCILLDEAQFLTPDQVCQLHRLAHTRNIPVICFGLRVDFQGHPFAGSTWLLTRAEEIEEIKTICACGKKATMHIRINADGSRVVQGPQVEIGGEARYRAVCGRCFHQG
- the secF gene encoding protein translocase subunit SecF; protein product: MELFRIKRDIPFMSYGRLTTAISLVTFILAVFFLATRGLNYSVEFTGGTVLEVQYQQSADLNLIRDTVDSLKLGEATVQSLGSSSDVMIRLPNKPGTTSAQLSEKVMGLLKAKDGTVQLRKVDFVGPSVGEELVSHGLTAAILVCLGIMAYLALRFEWRFAVSAIIANMHDVVIILGCFAFFRWEFSLTVLAGVLAVLGYSVNESVVVFDRIRENFRKPGLRGKTTASIIDNAITATMSRTIITHFSTEMMVVSMLVFGGPALHGFAMALTIGIIFGIYSSVLVASPIALWLGVSREHMIKPTKPKEEAVV
- a CDS encoding DedA family protein gives rise to the protein MEAITFLLDFILHIDVHLAQLVAQYGVWIYAILFLIIFCETGLVVTPFLPGDSLLFVAGALAAMGKMDVHMLVLLLTVAGILGNTVNYTIGKLLGARLLQRFPRLIKPEYLAKTHAFYDRHGGKTIIFTRFVPIIRTFAPFVAGIGSMGYRQFTVYNLAGAVLWVAGFCYAGYFFGNLPFVRKNLELLIFGIIFVSFLPAIIEFWRHKRAAQRQ
- the mutL gene encoding DNA mismatch repair endonuclease MutL — encoded protein: MKRIHKLPDHLVNQIAAGEVVERPASALKEMLENSLDAGASKITVDLAQGGIKLIRVTDNGGGIAADDLPLALDRHATSKIASLDDLEQVGTLGFRGEGLASVASVSRLTLTSRPHAAEHAHQIIAIDGALHPVEPAAHAPGTSVEVVDLYFNTPARRKFLKSENTEYAHCEATFERIALAHPQVEFMLRHNGKVIWRLPAQDMQARVGALLGKDFIAEAITVETAAGSMTLNGFVGSPTYSKASRDAQYFYVNGRFVRDKTAQHALRQAYRDVLHHERHPVYALFLSMDPAGVDVNVHPTKIEVRFRESQAIHQFLFHSINKALAATTAGSSSPAPAQGDINTSANVSEPQATLFPPRSPATATGGSSHTPVRPFSYQQQSMPLHVAREAIGTYDKMFGGLREEESRRLAEEAPAPASPLPAMLSPTQLQALPQASEGIPPLGFALAQLHGVYILSQCEDGLIVVDMHAAHERIVYERLKTALEADTIPMQPLLLPVSFAADRMEVATVHEHGEQMKQLGVELAPLSPTQIAVRGVPVWLQDGNPVDLARAMLKDVREFGLSQVLTERRNELLATMACHGAVRANRQLTLTEMNALLRDMENTERSNQCNHGRPTWSRLSMKDLDNLFMRGR